A genomic region of Cydia splendana chromosome 17, ilCydSple1.2, whole genome shotgun sequence contains the following coding sequences:
- the LOC134798984 gene encoding lipase 3-like: MNTVLTTVILLAGLSVSSSISIEESRPEDASLNFTELGIKYGHHVEEYDVVTDDGYILTLFHIPGETKGPLLLMHGLFDSADTFIIRGNLSLAVTLANKGYDVWAGNTRGNKYGRRHKYLDPDTGPKFWDFSFHEAGCYDLAALVDFILEFTGEQSIRTIGHSQGTVIHFVLLSTRPEYNEKIKGFIALAPIAFLSNLIPPVSKVAKKWPVINKFLKASGIDELCRDHSAASNLMQLLCSQGLIGYDVCYVLLSSPIFGFDPERIEPDFWEVITGHFPTSTSRRSLVHFAQVYDKKRFAQYDYGAVRNFREYKQLIPPSYNLEKVTTKISLIAGGNDNLSRLKDVDILRTMLPKEPKYHVMEPMLWNHVDFTCANDMDVYLYPYILSSLQDFE, encoded by the coding sequence ATGAATACCGTATTGACTACGGTAATTTTGCTAGCCGGTTTATCAGTTTCGTCTTCGATTTCAATAGAGGAATCAAGACCAGAAGATGCTTCATTAAATTTTACTGAACTTGGAATTAAATATGGACACCATGTCGAAGAATATGATGTGGTCACTGATGATGGAtacattttaactttattcCATATCCCTGGAGAGACAAAGGGGCCCCTTCTCCTAATGCATGGGTTGTTTGATTCTGCTGACACATTCATTATAAGAGGGAATTTGTCTTTAGCAGTTACCTTGGCTAATAAAGGTTATGACGTCTGGGCTGGAAATACAAGAGGCAATAAATATGGCCGGAGACATAAATACTTAGATCCTGATACAGGACCAAAGTTCTGGGACTTCAGCTTTCATGAAGCTGGTTGCTACGATTTGGCTGCTCTagttgacttcattttagaatTTACGGGTGAGCAGAGCATAAGAACAATAGGGCATTCTCAAGGGACGGTGATACATTTTGTCCTATTGTCAACAAGGCCGGAAtataatgagaaaattaaagGATTCATTGCCCTGGCACCTATCGCATTCCTCAGCAATTTAATCCCTCCAGTTTCAAAAGTGGCTAAGAAATGGCCGGTGataaacaagtttttgaaagcATCAGGGATTGACGAGTTATGTCGGGATCATTCTGCAGCTAGCAATCTTATGCAGTTATTATGCAGCCAAGGGCTGATTGGATACGATGTCTGCTACGTACTTCTTTCTTCGCCAATTTTTGGTTTTGATCCTGAAAGGATTGAGCCAGACTTTTGGGAAGTTATTACGGGACACTTTCCGACCTCTACTAGTAGAAGAAGTCTCGTGCATTTCGCTCAAGTTTATGACAAGAAAAGATTTGCCCAATATGATTATGGTGCTGTAAGAAATTTTAGAGAATACAAACAGTTGATACCACCCAGTTATAATTTGGAGAAAGTTACTACAAAGATCTCTTTGATTGCTGGCGGGAACGATAATCTTTCGAGATTAAAAGATGTAGATATTTTAAGAACAATGCTTCCTAAAGAGCCTAAATACCATGTGATGGAACCCATGCTCTGGAACCATGTTGATTTCACATGTGCTAATGACATGGATGTGTATTTGTACCCATATATATTATCATCCTTGCAAGATTTTGAATAG